AAATTCGGATAAATTTGGTCCACGCAGCGGGTTGTCTCCAAGCAAATTAATGTGATCGGAAATCAACATTAAATCACCTGTTTCAAAATGGGGATTAATCCCGCCGGCTGCATTGGTAACTACCAGGATCTTAACCCCTAAGCTGGCCATCAATCTAATAGGAAATGTAATATCCGCTAAGCTGTATCCTTCATAATAATGAAATCTGCCCTGCATGATCATCACTTTTTTCCCTGCAAGGGTACCAAAAACCAGTTGTCCAGCATGGCCTTCTACCGTTGGTCTTGGAAAGTTAGGCAATTCTTTATAAGAAAAGGAAACCTTTTCACTAACTTCATCTGCTAAATAACCCAAGCCAGAACCTAGCACCAGCCCAAAATCAGGCTTATAAGCTACCTTTTCTCTGATGGTTTTTGTTGCTTCTGAGATAGCTACCTTAATCTTAATAGGATCCACTTTTTCATCTCCTCTTTCTATTCTAACTTGTTAAAGATTTGCGGCCAAAAACTAGTACCAGTTACTAATGGATTTATATTAAATATTTCGCAAACCGTTGCCCCCAGATCGGCAAAGGTATCTCTGACACCCAAATCTACATTCCCTTTCACTTTATCGCCATAAACGATAATAGGCACATACTCCCGCGTATGATCTGTTCCTGTAAAAGTAGGATCACAACCATGATCCGCAGTGATTATTAAAACACTTGAAGAATCCAACAGAGATAAGATCTCCGGCAAGCGGTGATCAAATTCCATCAAGGCCCGGGCATAGCCATCAGGGTCATTGCGGTGGCCATAATTCGAATCATACTCGACCAAATTACAGAATATAAGCCCCTTGGGAAATTGCTTCATTGCCTTTAAAAGCTGATCTATCCCATGGGAGTTGGTTTTAGCTGAGAAACTATGGGAGATGCCACGGCCTACAAAAATATCCTTGATTTTCCCCACTGATATTACATCAAACCTGTTGTCAGCAAGGTGATCTAATAATGTAGGTTTGGGTGGCAGAATGGCAAAGTCTTTCCGGTTAGCAGTGCGGGTAAAATTCCCGGCAGACCCGGTAAAGGGGCGAGCAATTACTCGTGCTACTTCGTGTTCACCAGTAAGTATTGACCTTGCCACAGCACAAATTTCATACAATTGTTCAGGAGGTATAATTTCCTCATGGGCAGCTATTTGAAAGACGCTATCAGCCGAGGTATATACTATCGGATAACCGGTTTTCAGATGCTCCAAACCTAATTTTTCAATTATTTCTGTCCCGGAAGCAGCATAATTGCCTAATACCGGCCTGCCTATTTGCCGTTGCAATTCTTCTATTATAAAGGCAGGGAATCCGTCAGGGTAAACTGGAAAGGGTTTTTCTAAGATTATTCCTGCTATTTCCCAGTGGCCTGTAATGGTATCTTTGCCTGGAGATCTTTCCGCCATCCGACCATAAGAACCGGCTGCCTGAACCTGAGGTGTTATTCCCTTTATTGCGGTAATGTTGCCTAAACCAAGGTGCTCCATGTTGGGCATGTTGAGCCCCCCCACTGCATTGGCTACATTAACCAGTGTATTGCTACCCTCATCCCCGTAAAGATAGGCATCCGGTAA
This DNA window, taken from Syntrophomonadaceae bacterium, encodes the following:
- a CDS encoding purine-nucleoside phosphorylase, whose product is MKIKVAISEATKTIREKVAYKPDFGLVLGSGLGYLADEVSEKVSFSYKELPNFPRPTVEGHAGQLVFGTLAGKKVMIMQGRFHYYEGYSLADITFPIRLMASLGVKILVVTNAAGGINPHFETGDLMLISDHINLLGDNPLRGPNLSEFGSRFPDMSQAYCHALRCQANKAAIEKGIHLREGVYAGVMGPSYETPAEIRFLKTIGADAVGMSTVPEVIVAVHSGLKVLGISCITNMAAGLSHFKLEHQEVINAARNAQDRLITVIKGFLYSENI
- a CDS encoding phosphopentomutase, giving the protein MGLDRVIIIVLDSVGIGALPDAYLYGDEGSNTLVNVANAVGGLNMPNMEHLGLGNITAIKGITPQVQAAGSYGRMAERSPGKDTITGHWEIAGIILEKPFPVYPDGFPAFIIEELQRQIGRPVLGNYAASGTEIIEKLGLEHLKTGYPIVYTSADSVFQIAAHEEIIPPEQLYEICAVARSILTGEHEVARVIARPFTGSAGNFTRTANRKDFAILPPKPTLLDHLADNRFDVISVGKIKDIFVGRGISHSFSAKTNSHGIDQLLKAMKQFPKGLIFCNLVEYDSNYGHRNDPDGYARALMEFDHRLPEILSLLDSSSVLIITADHGCDPTFTGTDHTREYVPIIVYGDKVKGNVDLGVRDTFADLGATVCEIFNINPLVTGTSFWPQIFNKLE